In a genomic window of Zingiber officinale cultivar Zhangliang chromosome 9B, Zo_v1.1, whole genome shotgun sequence:
- the LOC122025551 gene encoding protein trichome birefringence-like 10 — MAIFGSGSAEDPLPESAAKRRAVRRFNISERVIVPWLFVASLVLVLVVALRARRSVYYYELLWQNAAKAAGRGGECDWFEGEWVRDETYPLYESAACSFLDQGFRCAENRRPDQLYTKWRWQPARCNLPRFDSKKMLEKLRNRRLVFVGDSIGRNQWESLLCMLSTSLTNKSSIYEVNGNPITKHMGFLVFKFEEYNCTVEYYRSPFLVPQVRAPAGVPKDVKTTLRLDMLDWTSNSWKSANILVFNTGHWWNYEKTIRGGCYFQEGNQVAIEMSVDEAYQRAMQTLFQWIHKEVNRSKTQVIFRTYAPPHFRGGNWRTGGACHLETLPDLGPQISLKPWSQFLKPFRNVASKNSTTTTLELDLLNVTEMTSRRKDGHLSLYYLGPSRLSPVQKQDCSHWCLPGVPDAWNELLYALFMRWESMRHHNVIIEDNIGIKPSS; from the exons ATGGCGATATTCGGTTCCGGCTCCGCAGAAGACCCGCTTCCGGAGTCGGCGGCGAAGAGGAGGGCGGTACGGCGGTTCAATATTTCGGAGCGCGTTATAGTGCCGTGGCTCTTCGTGGCGAGCCTAGTCCTAGTACTCGTCGTGGCTCTGCGTGCCCGGCGCTCGGTCTATTACTACGAGCTCTTGTGGCAGAACGCAGCGAAGGCGGCGGGACGCGGAGGGGAGTGCGATTGGTTCGAGGGGGAGTGGGTGCGGGACGAGACGTACCCGCTGTACGAGTCGGCGGCCTGCTCGTTCCTGGACCAAGGATTCCGATGCGCCGAGAACCGGAGGCCCGACCAGTTGTACACCAAGTGGCGGTGGCAGCCCGCTCGCTGCAATCTTCCCAG ATTTGATTCCAAGAAGATGTTGGAGAAGCTAAGGAACAGAAGGTTGGTTTTTGTAGGGGATTCGATTGGAAGGAATCAGTGGGAGTCTCTCCTCTGCATGCTCTCTACATCTCTTACAAACAAGAGCTCAATCTATGAAGTAAATGGCAACCCGATTACAAAGCATATGGGTTTCCTGGTGTTTAAATTTGAGGAGTACAATTGCACTGTTGAATACTACAGATCACCATTTCTAGTACCTCAGGTTCGCGCTCCAGCTGGTGTGCCTAAAGATGTGAAGACGACTCTAAGATTGGACATGTTGGATTGGACATCAAATAGTTGGAAGAGTGCCAATATCCTTGTCTTCAACACTGGCCACTGGTGGAACTACGAGAAGACCATAAGAGG GGGTTGTTATTTTCAAGAAGGAAATCAGGTGGCAATAGAGATGAGTGTGGATGAGGCTTATCAGAGAGCAATGCAAACGTTGTTCCAGTGGATTCATAAGGAAGTCAACAGAAGTAAGACACAAGTTATCTTTCGAACATATGCTCCTCCTCATTTCAG AGGTGGTAACTGGAGAACAGGTGGGGCTTGTCACTTAGAGACACTGCCAGATTTAGGGCCTCAGATATCCCTGAAACCCTGGTCACAATTCCTGAAACCATTTAGGAATGTGGCATCAAAGAATTCTACAACAACAACACTAGAACTCGATCTATTGAATGTGACCGAGATGACAAGCCGAAGGAAAGATGGACATTTATCTTTATACTATCTTGGCCCCTCACGCCTATCTCCTGTGCAAAAGCAAGACTGCAGCCACTGGTGTTTACCTGGGGTTCCAGATGCATGGAATGAGCTACTCTATGCACTTTTCATGCGATGGGAATCCATGCGGCACCACAATGTGATTATTGAGGACAACATAGGGATAAAGCCGAGCTCGTAA